Proteins encoded together in one Prunus dulcis chromosome 3, ALMONDv2, whole genome shotgun sequence window:
- the LOC117623203 gene encoding heavy metal-associated isoprenylated plant protein 28, which translates to MTTVEMRVHMDCPGCESKVRSALQKLKGVDNVDIDMAMQKVTITGWADQKKVLKTVRKTGRRAELWQFPYSADHNNFSTDQYYNQKCNGPLNNYAPQPSSWYNYYKHGYDGPSHGYSQNPANSTRAYGYQTTAAFSDENPHACSIM; encoded by the exons ATGACG acaGTAGAGATGAGAGTCCATATGGACTGCCCCGGATGTGAGAGCAAGGTTAGAAGTGCCCTTCAAAAGCTCAAAG GTGTGGACAACGTTGATATAGACATGGCCATGCAGAAGGTGACGATCACCGGATGGGCTGACCAGAAGAAGGTTCTCAAGACAGTCCGGAAGACTGGTCGTAGGGCTGAGCTCTGGCAGTTCCCCTACAGCGCAGACCACAATAACTTCAGTACAGATCAATATTATAATCAGAAGTGCAATGGCCCACTCAACAACTATGCACCTCAGCCTTCATCATGGTACAACTACTACAAACATGGCTATGATGGCCCTTCTCATGGCTATTCTCAAAATCCTGCAAATTCCACACGTGCTTATGGCTATCAAACTACTGCTGCCTTTAGTGATGAGAACCCTCATGCTTGTTCTATTATGTGA